One Gadus chalcogrammus isolate NIFS_2021 chromosome 4, NIFS_Gcha_1.0, whole genome shotgun sequence DNA segment encodes these proteins:
- the LOC130380973 gene encoding cilia and flagella-associated protein 47-like, whose translation MVLHCQVGQVTRTELRVPNFRRHKITLQVVTDLAIASGGTSLEIMPGRTAAYTLAMSPWKRGRTSGSVSFVATEKGEEPVNNPGDVFRPYEVYFSLEISSKPPSPLDILNIQSSVLGSSMVELAVRHPAGGEVDVALEGEGLSGEQRATAPPRGTLRYRVTFTPVREGRMTGSVVFQSESLGELWYQLELVAVSPPPSTLPPVHCEVGRWVRQTIVLANPTAESLELKVANSNPKNYKLETDGRHTILVAPQSSSMLGVRFRPSYLGDHRARITFSCPQITAWCFLLSGCGFQPVSISSVIGSHASVNIPFSNPTEHPALLSISLTDEDPGGAFSGPAVKRDKQVFWVPLRRTQGLRVGAGACLDVPVVFAPETMKPQQAWLYITLQPLLQSPEPSAASHQPDSTRPAEIKEGKAASVRWAYAFRGLPGPPSETVPLRLVQCQAGGRLEEPLEVRLTSGRGAAGLEGGAVCVDDFQCEVRCDNEEQRPLVDECVAVSVAAACRDPESGVVALTANLVYTPRGPHRCSVFLAVRCVSGAHWTFPLTLVATKMGVDDDIAVTAAGPGISSTAGLHLHNPIRDLVLVQGADKRWTYETQGTLPEPGQVSPPRSPVSANRNLTAQEAISPANKRTRNYVTRNLRLPALANSSPSKVTFQR comes from the exons ATggtactacactgtcaagtggGGCAGGTCACCCGGACAGAGCTCCGAGTCCCAAACTTCAGGCGGCACAAGATCAccctgcag gtggtCACCGACCTGGCCATTGCGAGCGGCGGTACCTCCTTGGAGATTATGCCAGGTCGGACCGCCGCCTACACTCTGGCCATGTCCCCGTGGAAACGAGGACGGACATCAG GGAGTGTGTCGTTCGTCGCGacggagaaaggggaggagccagtGAACAACCCCG GGGACGTCTTCAGACCCTACGAGGTGTATTTCTCCTTAGAGATATCCAGCAAGCCCCCTTCTCCCCTGGACATCCTGAATATACAGAGCTCTGTtctg GGGTCCTCGATGGTGGAGCTGGCGGTCCGTCACCCcgctgggggggaggtggatgtggccctggagggggaggggctgagtGGGGAGCAGCGGGCCACGGCCCCCCCGCGGGGAACCCTCCGCTACAGGGTGACCTTCACGCCGGTCCGAGAGGGACGCATGACCGGCAg tgtggtgtTTCAGTCAGAGTCTCTGGGCGAGTTGTGGTACCAGCTGGAGCTGGTCGCTGTGAGTCCCCCTCCTTCCACACTGCCCCCCGTACACTGTGAGGTTGGGAG gtgggTCAGACAGACCATCGTCCTGGCGAACCCCACAGCAGAGTCTCTGGAGCTGAAGGTCGCTAACAGCAACCCCAAGAACTACAAGCTGGAGACGGATGGGAGACACACC atCTTGGTTGCACCACAGTCGAGCAGCATGCTGGGTGTCCGTTTCAGACCCTCCTACCTGGGAGACCACAGAGCCCGGATCACCTTCAGCTGcccccag aTAACAGCGTGGTGTTTCTTGTTGAGTGGGTGTGGCTTCCAGCCGGTGAGCATCTCCTCCGTGATTGGTTCCCATGCCTCGGTCAACATTCCCTTCTCCAATCCCACGGAGCACCCAGCCCTGCTCAGCATATCACTCACAG ATGAGGACCCGGGTGGGGCCTTCAGCGGCCCAGCAGTTAAAAGAGATAAGCAGGTGTTCTGGGTCCCTCTCAGACGTACCCAAG GCTTGCGGGTCGGGGCCGGGGCCTGTTTGGACGTCCCGGTGGTGTTCGCCCCCGAGACCATGAAACCGCAGCAGGCCTGGCTCTACATCACCCTGCAGCCCCTCCTCCAGAGCCCGGAGCCCAGCGCAGCGTCCCACCAGCCCGACAGCACCAG GCCGGCAGAAATCAAAGAGGGGAAAGCAGCCAGCGTCCGCTGGGCGTATGCCTTCCGCGGCCTCCCTGGGCCGCCGTCGGAGACGGTGCCACTGCGGTTGGTCCAGTGCCAGGCGGGGGGCCGTCTGGAGGAGCCGCTGGAGGTCCGGCTCACCAGTGGCCGAGGCGCGGCTGGACTGGAAGGAGGAG cggtgtgtgtggacgACTTCCAGTGCGAGGTGCGTTGCGATAATGAGGAGCAGCGCCCCTTGGTGGACGAGTGCGTGGCGGTCTCCGTTGCGGCCGCCTGCAGAGACCCCGAGTCTGGCGTTGTAGCGCTCACCGCTAACCTGGTCTACACACCCCGGGGACCTCACAG gtgctcCGTGTTCTTGGCAGTGCGGTGTGTGTCCGGCGCACACTGGACCTTTCCCCTCACACTGGTCGCCACGAAGATGGGGGTTGATGACGATATCGCCGTAACCGCGGCCGGTCCGGGTATCAGCTCCACCGCGGGCCTCCATCTGCACAACCCCATCCGTGATCTGGTGCTGGTCCAG GGTGCGGACAAGCGCTGGACCTATGAGACCCAAGGGACTCTCCCTGAGCCCGGCCAGGTCTCCCCGCCCCGCTCCCCCGTATCAGCCAACAGGAACCTTACAGCCCAGGAAGCAATCAGCCCGGCCAATAAACGCACGCGGAACTACGTCACTCGGAACCTTCGGCTGCCGGCGCTGGCAAACTCCTCCCCTTCTAAAGTGACGTTTCAGAGATAA
- the LOC130380306 gene encoding E3 ubiquitin-protein ligase TRIM39-like: MIEERKQKIKEIKDTVKRSKADADREIADGVQILTALMRCIEKCQDDLNQMVNERLKTTEKQAEDLIKELEQEIEDLTNRSSEVKQLSHIKDHFHFLQTFRFLKDPPPTRDWTTVEVRPLSCLGTLRKSLDQLEETLNMEMKKLCNDAELKRVQQYEVDVSLDPDTAHPQLILSDDGKQVHHVGARRTIFNPKRWVTQCACVFTRQSFSTGRFYFEVQVKDTTQWHLGVARESIKGKFLSIFTPEIGYWTINLNKDGLVFKDNPAVHVPLRAELQKVGVFVDYDEGLVSFYDVEARVNIYSATGCTFSEPLYPFLCPCDHDVAPLIMSPVNQTD, from the coding sequence ATGATCgaggagagaaaacaaaagattaaGGAAATTAAAGACACAGTTAAACGCAGCAAAgcagatgcagacagagagatagccgatggtgtgcagatcctcactgctctgatgcgctgcattgaaaagtgccaggatgaTCTCAACCAAATGGTTAATGAGAGACTAAAAACCACAGAGAAACaggctgaagacctcatcaaagaactggagcaggaaatagaagatctgaccaatagaagctcagaggtgaagcagctctcacacattAAAGACCActtccacttcctccagaccttcagattcctgaaggatcctccacccacaagggactggacgacggtggaggtccgtcctctgTCATGCCTAGGGACCTTGAGGaaatccctggatcagctggaggagaccctgaacatggagatgaagaagctgtgtaatgatgctgaactgaagagggtccagcagtatgaagtagatgtgtctctggatcctgatacagctcatccccAGCTCATCCTGTCAGatgatgggaaacaagtacatcaTGTAGGTGCAAGGAGGACGATATTCAACCCTAAAAGATGGGTTACacaatgtgcatgtgttttcacaaggcagagcttctccacagggagattttactttgaggtccaggttaaagacacgACTCAATGGCATTTGGGTGTTGCAAGAGAGTCCATCAAGGGAAAGTTTCTGAGCATATTTACCCCTGAGATAGGTTACTGGACTATTAATTTAAACAAGGATGGGTTGGTATTTAAGGATAACCCTGCTGTCCatgtccctctgagagctgagctccagaaggtgggggtgtttgttgattatgatgagggtctggtctccttctacgatgtggaagccagggttaatatctactctgctactggctgcacctttagtgagcctctctatccattcctctgTCCATGTGATCATGATGTTGCCCCCCTGATCatgtcacctgtcaatcaaacagactag